A single genomic interval of Sphaerodactylus townsendi isolate TG3544 linkage group LG08, MPM_Stown_v2.3, whole genome shotgun sequence harbors:
- the FAM43A gene encoding protein FAM43A, whose product MRGRRPRLRRAPPPEAPLRPPGGEAMMLPWKRHKAAALAGGQEEPPGGAAASAGGRPASALGARRPASALGRLGRLLGGRRRRGTFRVSGEAPTFPALYLGNAPTLQAKGDGCTEAAVGRIWARSEAGRRGARMQLSVGPQGLRLAPLPADQEPQAAARPPGHLYLLHRLTYCAADPRLPRLFAWVYRHEGKHKAVLLRCHAALLPKAHQARALARLLYQTSAAALADFRRLKRRADARRQQQQQLQPAALPAPPLRHLLLRGPAGAAYKPPVERSRSAPRLGAISEDPRGEALEERSTDPRPPRRHSHDHEEEEEEEETTPGLDPLAAHLGQLAIRDPPAPRATRLPARSSQASPLHSQPPRPDGGPRSQRQPGDTG is encoded by the coding sequence ATGCGCGGGCGGCGTCCGCGGCTACGTCGGGCGCCCCCACCTGAAGCCCCGCTGCGGCCCCCGGGCGGCGAGGCGATGATGCTGCCGTGGAAGAGGCACAAGGCGGCGGCGCTGGCGGGCGGCCAGGAGGAGCCcccggggggggcggcggcgtCGGCGGGGGGGCGGCCGGCCTCGGCGTTGGGGGCGCGGCGCCCGGCGAGCGCGCTGGGCCGCCTGGGGCGGCTGCTGGGCGGGCGGCGTCGGCGGGGGACGTTCCGGGTGAGCGGCGAGGCGCCCACCTTCCCGGCGCTGTACCTGGGCAACGCGCCCACGCTGCAGGCCAAGGGCGACGGCTGCACGGAGGCGGCGGTGGGGCGCATCTGGGCGCGGAGCGAGGCGGGCCGGCGCGGCGCCCGGATGCAGCTGAGCGTGGGGCCGCAGGGCCTGCGCTTGGCGCCGCTGCCCGCCGACCAGGAGCCGCaggccgccgcccgcccgccgggCCACCTGTACCTGCTGCACCGGCTGACCTACTGCGCGGCCGACCCGCGCCTGCCGCGCCTCTTCGCCTGGGTGTACCGGCACGAGGGCAAGCacaaggccgtgctcctgcgctGCCACGCCGCCCTGCTGCCCAAGGCCCACCAGGCCCGCGCCCTGGCCCGCCTCCTCTACCAGACCTCGGCCGCCGCCCTCGCCGACTTCCGACGCCTCAAGCGCCGCGCCGACGCCcgccgccagcagcagcagcagctccagcccgCCGCCCTGCCCGCGCCGCCCCTCCGCCACCTGCTCCTGCGCGGGCCCGCCGGCGCCGCCTACAAGCCGCCCGTCGAGCGCAGCCGCAGCGCCCCCCGCCTGGGCGCCATCAGCGAGGACCCCCGCGGCGAGGCCCTGGAGGAGAGATCCACGgacccccgcccgccccgccgcCACAGCCACGaccacgaggaggaggaggaggaggaggagacgacgcCCGGCCTGGACCCGCTGGCCGCCCACCTGGGCCAGCTGGCCATCCGAGACCCCCCGGCCCCGCGCGCCACCCGCCTCCCCGCCCGCAGTAGCCAGGCCTCCCCGCTCCACAGCCAGCCGCCACGCCCCGACGGCGGCCCCCGCAGCCAGCGGCAGCCCGGCGACACCGGCTGA